The Gemmatimonadaceae bacterium sequence GGGATCGACACGATCATTCCCGTGGACGTCTACGTACCGGGGTGCCCGCCGCGCCCCGAAGGCCTCATGTACGGCATCATGATGCTGCAGGAGAAGATCAAGCGGGAGCGGATGAGTGATACGTCGTTGCGCACCGAGATGGAGCCCGACCCGAAGAGCAACCTCTACATCCCGCCGTCGATGATCGACGAGTTGTCCGAGCCGTTCGGGAACTCGGTGCACCAGACGCGCTCCAGCCTGTGAGCGCCGCGTTCTCGCCGGTGATGGCCGGCCACGCGGCGCCGGGGGACGTCCCCTCGACGCCGAAGCAGGTTCCGCATCGCGGTGGGGCCGCGAATCCCTCGGCCGGCCGACTGCAGGAACGGTTCCCGCTGGCCTTCGTGCGCGCCGAGGTCGTGTGGGGCGAAACGACCGTCTTCGTGAAGCCCGAACACGTGTTCGCCGTCGTGCAGTACCTGCACGACGATCCCGCGGAGCAATACGACTATCTCTCGGACGTCACCGCGGTCGAGTATCGTGACCTCGAACTCCCGCTGGAAGTTGTCTGGCACCTGCGTTCGCTGCCGCATCGCCGATTTCTTCGCGTGAAGGCACAGCTGCCCAAGGGGCAGCCGCTGCGCATCGCGAGCGTGTGGCCGATCTACAGGGCCGCGGACTGGATGGAGCGCGAGTGTTACGACATGTTCGGCCTGGTGTTCGACGGGCACCCGGACCTCCGTCGCATCCTGCTGTGGGAGCAATACAAGGAAGGCTTTCCGCTCCGGAAGGACTTCCCGTTGCGCGGCCGCTTCTCGCGCGCCGAGCAGTTGCGTCAGGCCCTCGCGGCCAACCCTGAGGCGCGCTACTCGATGGAGGAACTCAGGATTGCCGACGCCTTCGAGGATCTGCCGCAGGACATGCGTCGGCGCCTCGCCGGCGGCGAACAGACGGGAGAGTAGCGATGGCGACCAAACGCACCATCGAGGTAGCGCTGTCCACCACCGGACTCGACGCGGAAGGGCGGCCGCAGCGCGTGCCGCTGGTCGTGGATGGTGGCGGCACCCTCACGGCGCTCGAGGCCCCGCCGGCGCTGGAGCCCGATCTCGAAGGCGAGCACATGCTCCTCAACCTCGGCCCACAGCACCCGGCGACGCACGGCGTGCTGCGCCTGGTGCTCGAACTCGACGGCGAGACGGTCGTGCGATGCATCCCGCACGTTGGGTACCTGCATTGCGGCTTCGAGAAGATCGGCGAATATCGCCAGTACAACCAGATCATCCCCTGGACCGACCGCGAGGACTACCTGAACTCGCCGGGGAACAATGTTGCGTTCGCGCTCGGCGCCGAACGCCTGTTCGGGATCGAGATCACGCCGCGATGTACCGTGCTTCGCGTCATCGCGATGGAGTTGTCGCGGATCATCTCGCACCTGGTGTGGCTCGGCACGACCTGCATCGACATCGGCGCGTTCACGCCGTTCCTCTGGGCGTTCCAGGAGCGTGAGCGGGTCTACAACCTGCTCGAGGGCTGGATCGGCGCCCGCCTGACGACGTCGCTCACGCGCGTCGGCGGCATGGCGGCCGACATTCCCGACGGGTGGATGGACGGGCTGCGCGACTTCATCAAGACGTTCCCGCGCACCATCGCCGAAGTCGACAAGATGGTGACGCGCAACGGCATCTGGGTGGGGCGCACGATCGGGATCGGCGCGCTCTCGGCGACCGAGGCGGTGAACTACGGGCTGTCCGGTCCGATGGTCCGCGCGGCTGGCGTCGCGTGGGACATCCGGCGCGACTTCCCGTACCTCGACTACGAGACGTACGACTTCGAGGTGCCGGTGGGCAGCGCGGGCGACGTGTACGATCGGTTCCTCGTGCGCATGGAAGAGTTGCGGCAGTCGGTGCGCATTCTCGAACAGGCGGCGAGCCGCCTGCCTGATGGGCCGGTGAACGTCGACGACGCCCGCGTCATCCTGCCGCCCAAGAGCAAGGCGACGAGCGAGATGGAATCGATGATCCATCACTTCAAGCAGGTGATGGAAGGCCCGAGGCCACCCATCGGCGAGACGTACGTCGCCGTCGAGAGCCCGAAGGGCGAGAAGGGCTACTACATGGTCTCCGACGGGACGTCCAAGCCGGTGCGCTGGCGCATCCGGCCGCCGTCCTACGTGAACCTCTCGGCGATCCCGAAGATGGTCGAAGGGCACCTGCTGTCCGACGTCATCGCGATCAACGCGAGCATCGATATCGTGATGGGAGAGATTGACCGATGAACGCAGTGAGTCGGAAGAGCACGACGGTATCCATGGGAGCGATCGATCAATGAGTCATGGTCCTTCGGCTGCCGGCGGCGCCATCATCAAGGGCGGTCACGGCGCGCATGAACCACATGAGCCGGTCTTCGTCGGTGCGACGAAGGCGAGGCTCGATGATCTGCTCACCCGCTATCCCACCAAGCAGGCCGCCCTGCTGCCGGCACTCTGGATGCTGCAGGAGGCCCGCGGCTGGGTGAGCGAGGCCGGCATGGCCGAGGTGGCGCAGGTACTCGACCTCACCCCGGCGTACGTGCAGGGCGTGGTCACGTTCTACACGATGTACCACCAGCACCCGGTGGGGAAATTCTTCATCCAGGTGTGCACCACGTCGCCCTGTCACGTGTGCGGTGCCGAAGACGTCGTGAAAGCATTCCTGCAACAGACCGGTTGCGGCGAGTTGGGCGTGACGTCCGATGACGGCCGGTATACGGTCATCGAGGTGGAGTGCCTCGGTGCCTGCGGCTTTGCGACGCCCGTGATGATCAACAGCGACTTTCTGGAGTCGATCACGCCGGAGTCCGTCCCGGAGGTTCTCAAGCGATATGGATAGGCGTTTCACGCGTTGCGCGCCGGCCACCGATCAACGGTCCACGGACTGATCATGGGTTACCCACATACGCCACATCCCAGGGAAACGCGCGTCCTCTCGGAACACTTCGGTGTCGCCGAGGCGCGCTCCCTGGACGGGTGGAAGAAGCGCGGTGGCTATCAGGCGTTGCAGCAGGCGCTGGGCATGGAGCCGACGGCCATTCAGCAGGTCGTGAAGGATTCCGGACTCCGCGGTCGTGGCGGCGCCGGGTTCCCCACGGGTCTCAAGTGGTCGTTCATGAAGCTCGGGGACGGCAAGCCGCACTACCTGTGCTGCAACGCCGACGAGTCCGAGCCCGGCACGTTCAAGGACCGCGAGATCATGCGCTGGACGCCGCACGCCCTCATCGAGGGCTGCGCGATCGGCGCGTACGCGATCGGAGCGGAGAACTGCTACATCTATATTCGCGGCGAGTTCACCGAACCGCTCGACGTGATGGAGCGTGCGTGCGCCGAGGCGCGCGCGGCAGGCATCATCGGCCCGAACGCGATGGGTTCCGGCAAGACGGTGAACGTCTGGGTGCACAAGGGCGCGGGCGCCTACATCTGCGGTGAAGAGACGGCCCTCATGAACTCGATCGAGGGCAAGCGCGGCAACCCGCGCATCAAGCCGCCGTTTCCCGCGGTGGCCGGACTCTTCGGCCTGCCCACGACCATCAACAACGTCGAGACGCTGACCGCGGTGCCGCACATCCTCAATCGGGGTGCGGCGTGGTACAAGCAGATGGCGCGGCCGGACAACCCGAAATCCACGGGCACCAAGCTGTGGAGCGTGTGCGGCAACATCGCGCGGCCGGGCAACTACGAGGTGCAGATGGGTTTCCCCTTTGGGGAGTTCCTGCAGGATGTGTGCGGGGGCGCGCCGCATGGCCGAAAGATCAAGGCCGTGATCCCGGGCGGGTCGTCGGTGCCAATCATCACGTGGGAAGAAGCGGAGTCGGCGGTGATGGACTATGAGGGCATGGTCGCCGCCAACACGATGCTGGGCTCCGCGGGGTGCATCGTGATCGATGACGCGCAGTCGATGCCGAGGCAGATCGCGCGGCTCGCGCGCTTCTATGCCCACGAGTCCTGCGCCCAGTGCACGCAGTGCCGCGAAGGGACGGCGTGGACGACAAAGATCCTCGAGCGCATCGTGGCCGGTGACGGCACGGCCGAGGACTTCGACACGCTCCTCTCGATCGCCGACAACATGACGGGAAAGACGATCTGCGTGCTGTCCGACTCGTGTGCGACGCCGGTGGTGAGCGGGCTGCAGCGCTTCCGGCATGAGTTCGAGGCGCTGATCACCCGCACGACCGTTCACGCCGTTCCCGTACTGGTGGGCTGATGGCCGACACATCCAGGGTCAACCTCACGATCGAAGGCCGCCCGGTTGCGGTGCCTGCGGGCACCAACCTGATCGAGGCGGCCAAGCAGGCGGGGGTGCTCATCCCGCACTACTGCTACCACCCCGGGCTTCCCGTCGCCGGCGTCTGCCGCATGTGCCTGGTGGAGGTGGAGAAGGCGCCCAAACTCGCGCCAGCCTGTGCCACGGCGGTCGCCGAGGGGCAGGTGGTGCATGTGCACTCCGAGAAGGCCCGCGAGGCTCGCAAGGGCGTGCTCGAGATGCTGCTCATCAATCACCCGCTCGACTGTCCGATCTGTGACCAGTCGGGCGAGTGCGAGCTGCAGGACTACACGTACCAGGAAGGCCGCGCGGACTCGCGCTATCGCGAGCCCAAGCGGTTCAACCCGGTCGAAGACTTCGGCGGCGACGTGGTCTACGTCACCTCGCGCTGCATCCTGTGCACGCGCTGCGTGCGCTTCATGGACGATGTGGCGCACGACGCGGTCCTGAACGTGAGTGAGCGCGGAGACCGCGCGACCATCGGCAAGTTCGAGGGGAAGGATCTCACCAACCCCTGGGCCGCCAACGTCGTCGACCTCTGCCCGGTCGGGGCGCTTCTCTCCAAGGACTTCCTGCACAAGGCGCGCGCCTGGGAACTGGACCGCACTGCCTCGGTGTGCACGGGCTGCTCGCAGGGCTGCAACATCATCGTCGAGACGCGGGACAACGTGGTGATGCGGGTGCGGCCGCGGTCCAACGAGAGCGTGAACCAGTTCTTCATGTGCGATGAGGGGCGGTTCGGCTACCGGAAGTTCAATGCGCCCTCGCGGCTCGAGGCGCCGTCGATCCTCGGGCCCCGCGGCCACGAAGCCGTGGACTGGGACATCGCGCTCGAGGCGGCGGCCCGGGTGCTGCGCGGCAAGCGCGCGTTTGTCGTGGCCTCCCCGAACCTCTCCAACGAGACGCTGTATCTGCTGGGGCGGCTCATGAAGAAGTTCAGCGGCGTGGGAACCTACCGCGTGGCGCGCGGGCCAGAAGCGCCGTTGCCGGGCGTGGACGACCTCGCGCTGCGCGCCGATCGTGCGGCCAATCCCCGTGGCGCCGACCTGCTCGGCTTCTCGCGCAGTGACACACCGTTCGCCGGCCTTGCCGCCGGCGACGCACTGGTGCTGGCCGATCATGAACTCACCGACGCGGACCTCGCCGCCGTGTCCAGGGCCTCGGCGGTGATCGTGCTCGCCACGGCCATGCCGCAGGGCCTGCCGCGCGCGGACGTGGTGCTTCCGATCGCCACCACGGTGGAAGAAGAAGGGACGTTCACCAACCTGCGTGGACGCGTGCAGCGTTTCCTCCAGGCGAAGGCGGCGCCGGGCCTCGCGCGGCCGAGCTGGTTCGTGATGTCCGATCTCCTTGGGGCCACCGGCGAGACGACGACGTACTTCACGGCCAGTGACGTCTTCGAGGGACTGGCCACGAGCCATGACGCCTTCCGCGGACTGACCTACGACACCCTCGGAGTGCGTGGCCTGCCGATCGCGGGTGCCATGGCGGGAGCCTCCGCATGAGCGCCGCCATGCCGACCGTCTTCGCGCTGCTGCAGACGGCTGATCCACAAGGGCCGATGCATTTCTGGCCATGGCTCCTTGCCACCGCCGTCAAGCTGCTCGCGTTCTTCACGATCTACATGCTCGGCGTGGCCTACCTGACCCTTGCCGAACGCAAGATCTCGGCGTGGATTCAGCACCGGCACGGCCCAAACCGCGTCGGACCCAACGGGTTCTTCCAGCCGCTCGCCGACGGCGTGAAGAACTTCATGAAGGAAGAGACGCTGCCGCCATACGTGAACAAGGCGCTGTTCGTGCTCGCGCCCATGATGGCGTTCATCCCGGCCATGACCATCTGGGCGGTGATTCCGTGGGGCGCGTCGTGGGCTTCGCCGTGGGGCCGGGTGGACATGGTCCTCGCGGACCTGCCGATCGGGTTCCTGTTCACCATCGCCGTCGCCTCGCTCGGCGTGTACGGCATCGTGATCGCCGGCTGGGCGTCCAACAACAAGTACGCGCTGCTCGGCGGGCTGCGCTCGAGCGCGCAGATGGTGTCGTACGAGATCTCGCTCGGGCTGTCGCTGATCCCGGTGCTGCTCTTCACGGGCAACGTGACGCTCTCGACTGTGGTCAACGCGCAGGCGAGCATGCACCTGTGGAACGTGCTGACGCTGTCGGTGGCGTTCCTGGTCTATCTGATCTCGGCCTTTGCCGAGACGAACCGACTGCCGTTCGACATGCCCGAGGCCGAGTCGGAGCTGATCACCGGGTACCACACCGAATACAGCGCGATGAAGTTCTCGTTGTTCTTCATCGCCGAATACGCGAACATGGCCACGCAGTCGGCGATGATCGCGACCCTGTTCTTCGGCGGCTGGGACGTCCCGTTCACGCAGGCCGACAACACCGGGGCAGTGTCGTTCCCGCTCGTGCTGCTGTCGATGGCGATCATGATGGCGAAGACGCTGTTCTTCCTCTTCGTCTACATCTGGATTCGCTGGACCCTCCCGCGCTTCCGCTATGACCAGCTCATGTCCCTGGGCTGGAAGGTGCTGTTGCCGACCGGACTCGGATACATCCTGGTGGTGGCGTCGCTGATGCTCGTGCTCGACGCCGCGGGCATCGAGCGCGGACTGGTCTACGGGCTGATCTTCCTCGGCGTGAACGTCGTGCTGGTGGGCGTGTTCCTCGCAATCCTCGACCGGGGCAGGATCCTGAGCGCGGCATATGGTCGCGCCTCGACCGACGAACTCCAGCGGCTGCGCGGCATCACGGCGTCGCGCTCCCGCCTCTCGACCTCTGCGGGAGACTAGATGGCGATCACAGTGAAGGTCGTCGAGCGACCGATCGAGGACACCACGTACGTGCGGGCCACGCTCAAGGGCATGGCCAACACGTTCAAGCACCTCATCGATCCGCATCGCGTGACGACGCAGTATCCCGACCAGCGCGAGTCGATCACGCGTCGCTGGCGTGGGACGCACCGCATGCTCACGACCGAAGACGGCAAGGCCAAGTGCGTGGCGTGCGGCCTGTGTCCGACGGTCTGCCCGTCCAACTGCATCAAGCTGGTCCCTGGGGAAGACGAGAAGGGGAACCGCTACCCGCTCGTCTTCGAGATCGACGAGTTCCGCTGCATCTTCTGCGGGTACTGCCAGGAAGTCTGCCCGGAGGAGGCGATCCACCTCGGCAGGCACTACGAGAACGCGGAGTTCAATCGCGAGGCGTTCATCTACGACCTGGAGCGACTCATGGCGCAGACGCACCCCGTGACCGAGTTGTGGGATCCTGCCGACCCGAAGGGGGAGTGATGTCGGACTTCTTCTATCGCGTACACTTCTATCTGTTCGGGCTGCTCGCCATTGCATCGGCGATCACGTTCATCACGCGCAAGGGTCCGGTGGCCGCCGCGCTCTGGCTGGTCAACACGATGTTCTGCCTGGCGGCGATCTACGTGATGATGGACGCGCATTTCATCGGCGCGATCCAGGTGCTGGTGTATGCCGGGGCGATCATGGTGGTGTTCCTGTTCGTGCTCATGCTCCTCAACCTTGGCCACCCCGACGAGATCTCCGACATCCGGGGCAAGTGGGGACGCATCGCCGCAGCGTTCATTGGCCTTGCCGTGCTGGCTCAGGTGATGGCGCTGGCGCGTTCGCAGGCCCCGGAGGAACTGCTCGTGCCGGCGGCGACCGCCGCGGCAGAGCTGCGGGACCTCAACGCCGTGGGCAGCATCGCCAAGCCGATGTTCACCGAACATCTGCTGGCGTTCGAGCTGACGTCGGTGCTGCTGCTCGTGGCCATTGTCGGCGCGGTCGTCCTGGGGAAGCGGAGGGCCACCGCATGATGGTCGCCGAAGCCCTCGCGCTCTCCGCCGTACTGTTCGCCATCGGCGTGATCGGCGTGCTGACCCGCCGAAACGCGATCGTGATCTTCATGTGCGTGGAGCTCATGCTCAACGCGGTGAACCTGTCCTTCGTGGCGTTGTCGCGGTTGTACGGCGCGACGGGGCAGGTCTTCGTGGTCTTCGTGATGACCGTGGCCGCGGCCGAGGCGGCCGTGGGACTCGCAATCATCATTTCGATCTTCCGCCACCGGCAGACGGTCGACCTCCAGAACATCAACATCCTCAAGGGCTGATGCTCCTTCTCCAGGAAGCCGCGGCCGCGGGCGCGCACCCGTTGGCGGGAACGGTGGCGGAGTGGATCTGGCTGGTGCCGGTTCTTCCGCTGATCGGGTTCTTCGTCAACGGCTGGCTGTCAATCGGCAGCGCGTCGACCATCGGCCCGAAGGATCCGACGGCGCACCACGCGCACCACGGACCCGACGACGCGCACGGACATGCCGACGACCACGGTCACGATCATCACCCCACGGCGCACCGACATGCGGCGCTGGTGAGCCTGGTTGGACCGGCGGTGCTGCTGCTTTCCTTTGGCCTTGCCGCGGCGATCTTTGTCGCGCTGGTCGGTGCGCACGCCGAGGCTCCGTTCGTCAGAACGCTGTTCTCCTGGATGCCCGCCGGTGCGATGCAGATCGACGCCGCGTTCCAGGTCGACCAGCTCTCCATGGTGATGACGCTGGTGATCACCGGCGTCGGATCGCTGATCCACGTGTTCAGCGTCGGGTACATGCGCGAGGATCCCGGCTATCCGCGATACTTTGCGTACCTCAACCTCTTCGTGTTCTTCATGCTCCTGCTCGTGCTGGGAGCGAACTACCCGATGCTGTTCGTGGGGTGGGAAGGGGTCGGCCTGTGTTCGTACCTCCTCATCGGCTTCTGGTACAGCGACAAGGCCAACGCCGATGCCGGCAAGAAGGCGTTCATCGTCAACCGGATCGGCGACTTCGGCTTTCTGGTGGCGATGTTTCTGCTGTTCGCCAACCTGGGCACGCTGGACTTTGCCGGCGTGAATGCCGGGGCGACGCAACTGTCGCCGCTCGTCGTCACCGCGATCTGCCTCTTCCTGTTCCTCGGCTGCACGGGCAAGAGCGCGCAGATCCCGCTCTACACCTGGCTTCCTGACGCGATGGCCGGCCCAACGCCGGTCTCCGCGCTCATCCACGCGGCCACGATGGTGACCGCCGGCGTGTACCTCGTGGCACGCAGCTCGGTCCTCTTTTCGCTGTCGCCGGTCGCCAGTCTGACCGTGGCCTCCGTTGGCGCGCTGACGGCGCTGTTCGCCGCGACGATCGGCCTCAAGCAGTGGGACATCAAGAAGGTGCTGGCGTATTCCACGGTCTCGCAGCTCGGCTACATGTTCGTCGGTGTCGGGGTGGGCGCCTATGCGGCCGGCGTGTTCCACCTCGTGACGCACGCGTTCTTCAAGGCCCTCCTGTTCCTCGGGTCCGGCTCCGTGATCTACGCGATGCACCACGCGTATCACCACACCGGCAATCACGACGACGCGCAGGACATGCGCAACATGGGCGGGCTGCGGAAGTACATGCCGGTCACGTTCGCGCTGATGTGGATTGCCACGCTCGCGATTGCCGGCATCCCGCCGTTTGCCGGATTCTTCTCGAAGGACGAGATCCTCGGCAGCGTGTTCGCGCGGGCGCATGGTTCGACGCTGGCCGATGCCTCGCTGCTCGGCATTCCGGGCGGCGTGCTGCTGTACGCGATCTGGGCGGTCGGTCTCTCCGCCGCGCTCCTCACCGCGATCTACATGACGCGGATGATGCTGTACACCTTCCACGGCGCCAACCGCACGGGTGACGGGGAGCGTGCGCACCTGCACGAGGCGCCCTGGGTGATGACCGGCCCGCTCGCCGTGCTCGGCGTGCTCAGCCTCGCCGGTGGGTGGCTCAACCTTCCGACCTTCTTTCCCGCGGGCCCGATCCAGGCGCTGCACCACTGGCTCGAACCGGTGACGGGGGCCGCCGCGTTGCGGGTCACGCACGGCGCCGAGGCGCACCTCGAACACTCCACGGAATACATGCTCGTCGGCATTGCGATCGCCATCGCGGTCGTCGGCATCGCCTTCGCGGTCACTCGACTCCGAACCGAGCGGCTGGTTCCCAAGGCGCAGGCGCCGGAGAGCGAAGGCTTTGCGCGGGTCCTCGAGCACAAGTACTTCGTCGACGAAGGGTACGACAAGGTCGTCGTGCAGCCGTTGGTCGGCGTCTCGCGCTCGGTGTTGTGGAAGGGTGTGGACGCCGGTCTCATCGACGGCCTGGTCGTGAACGGAAGCGCGCGGCTGGCCCGCGGCTTCGGCTGGCTTGGCGCCAGGCTGCAGTCAGGGCAGGTCGGCACCTATGCATGGGTGCTGGTGATCGGCGTCCTCGGCGTGCTCGGCGCCTTCTCCCTCCGGTAGACCCATGGCAACGTTTCTGCAATCGATCGGTTACCACGGGTGGGTGCTGCCGGCGCTGCTGGTGATCCCGACGCTCGGCGCGCTGGTGGTGTGGCTGCACGGCTTCACGCGGCGCGGAGCATCCGAGGCCGATCAGGCCGCCGGCGCGATGGTGGCACGCCGCCTCACGTTCGCGATCCTCGTCATCGAGTTCCTCGTGTCCGTTGGACTGTGGTGGTCGTTCGACCCCGCGTCCAGCGGCTGGCAGGCGGCGGTGGACTGGCCGTGGATCGACTCCTGGGGCGCGCGCTTCTCGCTCGGCATCGACGGCCTGTCGCTGATGATGGTGCTGCTCACGACCTTCCTCATGCCGCTGGCGGTGCTCGGCGGCTGGACGAGCGTGCGCCACAAGGTGCACACGTACCACGTCCTCATGCTCCTCCTCACGGTCGGCATGCTCGGCGTCTTCGTGGCGAAGGATCTCTTCCTGTTCTACGTCATGTGGGAAGTGATGCTCATCCCCATGTACTTCATTATCGGGGTGTGGGGCGGGGAGCGTCGGATCTACGCGAGCATCAAGTTCTTCATCTACACCATGGTCGGGTCGTTGCTGATGCTGGTGGCGATCATTTACCTGGGCTGGCAGGCGGGAATCCTCGAGGGTCGGCCGAACTTCGCGTTCGACGCGATTCTCAACCTTCCTGAGTTCCGGCCCATGGTGGCCTTCTGGCTGTTCGTCGCGTTCTTCGTGGCGTTTGCGGTCAAGGTGCCGATGTTCCCGTTCCACACCTGGCTGCCGGACGCGCACGTCGAGGCCCCGACGGCAGGTTCGGTGATTCTGGCCGGTGTGCTGCTCAAGCTCGGCACCTACGGGTTCCTCCGGCTCGCGGTCCCGTTGTTCCCGGGTATCGCTCTGCACCCCACGGTGCGCGCCGTGATCATTGCCCTCGCGGTGATCGGCGTGATTTACGGGTCACTCGTCGCGCTGGTACAGCCGGACTTCAAGAAGCTGGTGGCCTACAGCTCGGTGGCGCACCTCGGCATGGTGATGCTCGGCATCTTTGCGCTCACGCGCGAATCGGTGCAGGGCGCCCTGATGGTGATGATCGGCCACGGGATCTCGACCGGTGCGCTGTTCTTTCTCATCGGCATGATCTACGAGCGCCGTCACTCGCGCCTCTTTGCCGACTACGGCGGCATCGCGAAAGTGATGCCCATCTACGCGACGCTGCTCACCATCGTCGCGCTCAGCTCCATCGGCCTGCCGGGCACCAACGGATTCATCGGTGAGTTCCTGGTCATGGTGGGCTCGTTCCGCACCGTGCCGGTGATGACCACGATCTCGGCGATCGGGGTGATCCTCGCCGCTGCATACCTCCTTTGGGCGTTGCAGCGCATCCTGTACAACCGGCTCGACCAGCCAGCCAATGCGCACCTCACCGACCTGAACTGGCGGGAGATCGGGCTCCTCGCCCCGCTGATCTTCGTCATCATCTGGATGGGCGTCTATCCCAAGCCCGTGCTGACCCGCATGGAGGCCTCGGTGACGAAGTTCGTGCAGACGGTGGAGACAAAGGCGGCGCAGCAGTCGGCGACGATCTCGATGGGCGGAGGCCGCTGACATGACATTCGATCTCTCGATTCCGTCGCAGCTCTCGACGGCGCTCGCGCCGGACCTGCTCCTGTTCGCCGGTGCGATGGTGCTCATGCTCGTCGCGGCCTGGCGACCCGACAGCGCCGCGCATCAGCGCACCGTCGGTCTCGCCAGTCTCGGGCTCTGCGTCCTCGTGCTCGTGGCGTGCGTCGCGATCGCGGGGCAGGGTTGGTCGGCCGGGAACGGTGTGGTGGCGGTGGACGCATTCCGCTGGTCGTCCAACGTGGTGTTCCTGCTCGCAGCGATCATCACGATCGCGCTTTCGGTCGAGTACAATGCGCGCGAAGGCATCGTAATGGGCGAGGCACACGTGCTCGTGGTCTTTGCCACCGGAGGCATGATGCTCATGGCCGCCGCCCGCGACCTCATGGTGCTGTTCCTGGGCATCGAGCTCATGTCGGTGGCGGTGTACGTGCTCGCGGGCCTCAACCGTCGCTCCAACCGCAGCGCGGAGGCCGCGCTCAAGTACTTCCTGCTCGGCGCGTTTTCCACCGGGTTCCTCCTGTACGGGATCGCGCTGGTGTACGGCGCCACCGGCAGCACCAACCTCGCGACGATCGGCGAGCGCATCGCGACCATGAACCTGGCACAGAGCCCGATGCTCCTGGTCGGCGTCGCGCTCCTGCTCGTCGGTTTCGGGTTCAAGCTGGCGGCGGCGCCGTTCCATATGTGGGCGCCGGACGTGTACGAGGGTGCGCCCACGCCGATCACCGGATACATGGCCGCCGGCGTGAAGGCGGCAGCCTTCGCCGCGTTTCTCCGCGTCTGGCTCGAGGCGTTCCCGGCGGTGTACGGGGAGTGGCACCGCGCCGTCTGGTGGCTGGCCGC is a genomic window containing:
- the nuoK gene encoding NADH-quinone oxidoreductase subunit NuoK; this encodes MMVAEALALSAVLFAIGVIGVLTRRNAIVIFMCVELMLNAVNLSFVALSRLYGATGQVFVVFVMTVAAAEAAVGLAIIISIFRHRQTVDLQNINILKG
- the nuoL gene encoding NADH-quinone oxidoreductase subunit L, translating into MLLLQEAAAAGAHPLAGTVAEWIWLVPVLPLIGFFVNGWLSIGSASTIGPKDPTAHHAHHGPDDAHGHADDHGHDHHPTAHRHAALVSLVGPAVLLLSFGLAAAIFVALVGAHAEAPFVRTLFSWMPAGAMQIDAAFQVDQLSMVMTLVITGVGSLIHVFSVGYMREDPGYPRYFAYLNLFVFFMLLLVLGANYPMLFVGWEGVGLCSYLLIGFWYSDKANADAGKKAFIVNRIGDFGFLVAMFLLFANLGTLDFAGVNAGATQLSPLVVTAICLFLFLGCTGKSAQIPLYTWLPDAMAGPTPVSALIHAATMVTAGVYLVARSSVLFSLSPVASLTVASVGALTALFAATIGLKQWDIKKVLAYSTVSQLGYMFVGVGVGAYAAGVFHLVTHAFFKALLFLGSGSVIYAMHHAYHHTGNHDDAQDMRNMGGLRKYMPVTFALMWIATLAIAGIPPFAGFFSKDEILGSVFARAHGSTLADASLLGIPGGVLLYAIWAVGLSAALLTAIYMTRMMLYTFHGANRTGDGERAHLHEAPWVMTGPLAVLGVLSLAGGWLNLPTFFPAGPIQALHHWLEPVTGAAALRVTHGAEAHLEHSTEYMLVGIAIAIAVVGIAFAVTRLRTERLVPKAQAPESEGFARVLEHKYFVDEGYDKVVVQPLVGVSRSVLWKGVDAGLIDGLVVNGSARLARGFGWLGARLQSGQVGTYAWVLVIGVLGVLGAFSLR
- a CDS encoding NADH-quinone oxidoreductase subunit M, translating into MATFLQSIGYHGWVLPALLVIPTLGALVVWLHGFTRRGASEADQAAGAMVARRLTFAILVIEFLVSVGLWWSFDPASSGWQAAVDWPWIDSWGARFSLGIDGLSLMMVLLTTFLMPLAVLGGWTSVRHKVHTYHVLMLLLTVGMLGVFVAKDLFLFYVMWEVMLIPMYFIIGVWGGERRIYASIKFFIYTMVGSLLMLVAIIYLGWQAGILEGRPNFAFDAILNLPEFRPMVAFWLFVAFFVAFAVKVPMFPFHTWLPDAHVEAPTAGSVILAGVLLKLGTYGFLRLAVPLFPGIALHPTVRAVIIALAVIGVIYGSLVALVQPDFKKLVAYSSVAHLGMVMLGIFALTRESVQGALMVMIGHGISTGALFFLIGMIYERRHSRLFADYGGIAKVMPIYATLLTIVALSSIGLPGTNGFIGEFLVMVGSFRTVPVMTTISAIGVILAAAYLLWALQRILYNRLDQPANAHLTDLNWREIGLLAPLIFVIIWMGVYPKPVLTRMEASVTKFVQTVETKAAQQSATISMGGGR
- a CDS encoding NADH-quinone oxidoreductase subunit N — encoded protein: MTFDLSIPSQLSTALAPDLLLFAGAMVLMLVAAWRPDSAAHQRTVGLASLGLCVLVLVACVAIAGQGWSAGNGVVAVDAFRWSSNVVFLLAAIITIALSVEYNAREGIVMGEAHVLVVFATGGMMLMAAARDLMVLFLGIELMSVAVYVLAGLNRRSNRSAEAALKYFLLGAFSTGFLLYGIALVYGATGSTNLATIGERIATMNLAQSPMLLVGVALLLVGFGFKLAAAPFHMWAPDVYEGAPTPITGYMAAGVKAAAFAAFLRVWLEAFPAVYGEWHRAVWWLAAITMIVGNVVALQQRNLKRMLAYSSIGHTGFILVALAAGTPQAATAFIFYLVAYTLATMGAFAVMVALGTAAQPRETMEDYHGLWHERPGMAVAMAVFMLALLGFPIFGGMGFFAKWYVLQAALQAPAPQTRLAVILVIATSISAGYYLALVMAMFMKPRPAGAQALPPTGGIVRAVIVASVAIILVFGAWPEPLVKLVQRGSTMGAPPGAPAAPAAQTATSR